A single genomic interval of Musa acuminata AAA Group cultivar baxijiao chromosome BXJ3-4, Cavendish_Baxijiao_AAA, whole genome shotgun sequence harbors:
- the LOC135637278 gene encoding protein EARLY STARVATION 1, chloroplastic-like, translated as MAASSRGLAAPPFDLGVRRVRSPPPLTAPPRRRTRAWGRGVGRAGVRCCCPAEKAEEWWLEPKKQGGGGGGARRTRAEALPSLPFPSPRSKRLFKQQDFSSRCSPRGPAPESRDTPPKRDTGIASEKEWGINLLDEKVSESGTNEDGSTWYRESGEELGDNGYRCRWAKMGGQSHDGASEWKETWWEKSDWTGYKELGAEKSGRNAEGDSWWETWKEVLYQDEWSNLARIERSAQKQAKSGTENAGWYEKWWEKYDAKGWTEKGAHKYGRLNEQSWWEKWGEHYDGRGFVLKWTDKWAETQLGTRWGDKWEEKFFAGIGSRQGETWHVSPAGERWSRTWGEEHFGNGKVHKYGKSTTGESWDIVVDEETYYEGEPHYGWAEVVGDSIQLLSIQPQERPPGVYPNLDFGASEPQKDDPPDEPLQQ; from the exons ATGGCCGCGAGCTCGAGGGGGCTTGCGGCGCCCCCGTTCGATCTCGGCGTCAGGAGGGTCCGTTCCCCGCCGCCGCTCACGGCGCCCCCTCGCCGGCGGACCCGCGCCTGGGGAAGAGGGGTGGGGAGAGCCGGAGTGAGGTGCTGCTGCCCGGCGGAGAAGGCGGAGGAGTGGTGGCTCGAGCCGAAGAAGcagggaggcggcggcggcggcgcacggAGAACTCGGGCGGAGGCGCTCCCGTCCCTCCCCTTCCCCTCGCCGCG ATCCAAAAGGCTCTTCAAACAGCAAGATTTCTCTTCTCGCTGCAGTCCTAGAGGTCCTGCTCCCGAGTCTCGTGATACTCCACCCAAGAGAG ACACTGGTATTGCTAGTGAGAAAGAATGGGGCATCAACTTACTAGATGAAAAGGTCAGCGAGTCAGGCACAAATGAAGATGGTAGTACATGGTATCGGGAAAGtggagaagaacttggtgataatGGATACAGGTGTCGTTGGGCTAAAATGGGAGGTCAATCTCATGATGGCGCTTCAGAGTGGAAAGAAACT TGGTGGGAGAAAAGTGATTGGACTGGATACAAAGAGTTAG GTGCAGAGAAATCTGGGAGAAATGCTGAAGGAGATTCATGGTGGGAAACATGGAAGGAAGTTCTGTACCAAGACGAATGGAG TAATCTTGCAAGGATAGAGAGGAGTGCACAGAAGCAAGCAAAATCAGGCACAGAAAATGCTGGATGGTATGAGAAATG GTGGGAAAAGTATGATGCAAAAGGTTGGACAGAGAAAGGAGCTCATAAGTATGGAAGATTGAATGAACAATCCTGGTGGGAGAAGTGGGGAGAACACTATGATGGAAGAGGATTCGTACTCAAATG GACTGATAAATGGGCAGAGACTCAGTTAGGTACCAGATGGGGGGATAAATGGGAAGAGAAGTTCTTTGCTGGAATAGGTTCACGACAAGGGGAGACATGGCATGTGTCTCCTGCTGGTGAAC GTTGGTCAAGAACTTGGGGAGAAGAGCACTTTGGAAATGG GAAAGTACACAAGTATGGCAAAAGTACCACAGGAGAAAGCTGGGATATCGTTGTGGATGAAGAAACCTATTATGA GGGTGAGCCTCATTACGGATGGGCAGAAGTCGTGGGTGATTCCATCCAATTGTTATCGATACAACCTCAAGAAAGGCCACCGGGTGTATACCCAAATCTTGACTTTGGTGCATCAGAACCACAGAAGGACGATCCACCAGATGAACCCCTGCAGCAGTGA
- the LOC135637280 gene encoding chitin elicitor-binding protein-like — MRTAPPPLVLLLLVHGLASAASAAFTCNATGVAATCRSLVGFNPAQNTTYGAIASLFQVSNAFLFGSNGLSLTTPADGAVAAGSTVRVPIPCRCANATGWSDRTPVYTVQDGDVGLYNITVARFSNLTTYQDIGKANQLPDVNKIQVGQQLWIPLPCSCDEVDGAEVVHLAHVVAPGSSVEGIAMEFGANASTLLRLNGMSDPKALMAYQVLDVPLHACSSSITNNSLDYGLRLANGSYATTANGCITCSCTATTYRLDCHQSVSQSKCPAAATCPGKLFIGNTSTSGCEVQTCSYAGYTKTSTATGINISSTITTDRTNCVSDGGSPPGSDGGLRLRGFKWSAALVFLHMIWLSSLQ; from the exons ATGAGGACGGCTCCTCCGCCGCTGgtgctcctcctcctcgtccacgGCCTCGCCAGCGCCGCCTCCGCCGCGTTCACCTGCAACGCCACGGGTGTCGCTGCTACTTGCCGGTCCCTGGTCGGCTTTAATCCGGCCCAAAACACCACCTACGGCGCCATCGCGTCCCTCTTCCAGGTCTCGAACGCCTTCCTCTTCGGCTCCAACGGCCTCTCACTCACCACCCCCGCCGACGGGGCTGTCGCTGCCGGGTCGACGGTGCGGGTCCCGATCCCTTGCCGGTGCGCGAACGCGACGGGTTGGTCGGATCGCACGCCGGTCTATACGGTGCAAGACGGGGACGTGGGCCTGTACAACATCACGGTCGCCCGGTTCAGCAATCTGACGACGTACCAGGATATCGGGAAGGCCAACCAGCTGCCGGACGTGAACAAGATCCAGGTGGGGCAGCAACTGTGGATCCCGCTGCCGTGCAGCTGCGACGAGGTGGACGGGGCGGAGGTGGTGCACCTGGCGCACGTGGTGGCGCCCGGGAGCTCGGTGGAGGGCATCGCCATGGAGTTCGGCGCCAACGCCTCCACGCTGCTGCGCCTCAACGGGATGAGCGACCCCAAAGCGCTGATGGCGTACCAGGTCCTGGATGTGCCCCTCCACG CTTGTTCATCTTCCATTACCAACAATTCCTTGGACTACGGTCTGCGCCTCGCCAACGGCAGTTACGCCACCACTGCTAATGGCTGCATCACCTGCAGCTGCACCGCCACCACCTACCG GCTGGACTGCCACCAATCTGTGAGCCAATCCAAGTGCCCGGCGGCGGCGACGTGCCCAGGGAAACTCTTCATCGGCAACACGTCCACCTCCGGTTGCGAGGTCCAGACGTGCTCCTACGCCGGCTACACCAAAACCTCCACGGCCACCGGCATCAATATCTCGAGCACCATCACCACGGACCGGACCAACTGCGTCAGTG ATGGAGGATCACCACCCGGATCAGATGGAGGCCTGAGGTTGAGAGGGTTCAAGTGGAGCGCAGCTCTCGTCTTCCTCCACATGATCTGGCTTTCGTCTCTGCAATAA